The Mesoterricola silvestris sequence TCCCCCAGCGCCACCTGTCCCGTCTGCGGCAAGACCATCGAGCCCGGACAGGGCACCAAGGTCTCCATCCGCGGCCGCGAATACACCGTGGATGACACCGCCTGCAGCAACCAGCTCATGGCCGACCCGGACAAGTACCTCGAATCCGACGGGACGCCGAAGAACGCAAGGAAGTAGACCCCGGATTCCGCATGCGGCCCGTCCCGGCCTTCCCCGCCGGGGGCCGCGTGCCGGATCCACCGGGTTCCGGGGGGTGACGCCGACCCACAGGGGTTCCGTCTTGTTGCGCCGACCCACCGGTACCGTCGGCCTCCAGTCCTCGCTGCGCTGCGGGCTGGAGCCTCCGGTTAGCCGTGGCCGGAGTTCGAGGGAAGGTGCGCCGGAAGTGGGGGGCTCCCCACTTTCGGGTGGGGGCTATTCGTGGCGTTTCTGGAATCACGTGTTGGCCCTGAGCACCTAGGCGCCCATGCCCACTCGGGCCACGGCAAAACGGAGGCTCCAGCCCGCAGCGCAGCGAGGAGGCCGACTCCAGAGGGGCCGGATTATTGGATGCCTCGGGCCCGTCCGGCCTTGCCTGCCGGGGGCCGTGGACGGGAAGGTTCGGGTTCCCCCCATCGGGCCGGCCCACCGGAGTTCCATCTGCCCGCGCCGACCCACCGGTACCGTCGGCCTCCAGTCCTCGCTGCGCTGCGGGCTGGAGCCTCCGGTCAGCCGTAGCCCGGGTGGGCAGGGACGCCCGGGCGCACTGGGCCAACACGCGATTCCAGAAACGCCCCAAACAACCCCAACCCCAAATTGGGGAGCCCCCCACTTCCGGCGCACCTTCCCTCGAACTCCGGCCACGGCTAACCGGAGGCTCCAGCCCGCAGCGCAGCGAGGACTGGAGGCCGACGGTACCGGTGGGTCGGCGCAAAAAGCGGGAACCCCGGTGGGCCGGCCCGATGGGGGGAACCCGGCCCTTCCCGTCAGCGGCCCCCGGCAGGGAAGGCCGGACGGGGCCCAGACCTCAAATGATCCGCCCCCCCCTAGAGTACGAGCCGCTCCTGGTACTCACCGAACACCGTGCGCATCGCGTCGCACACCTCGCCCACCGTGGCCTCGGCCTTGACGGCGTCGAGGATCAGGGGCATGAGGTTGTCGGTGCCCCTGGAGGCGGCGGTGAGGGCGTCCAGCTTCGTCCGCACCGCGCCGTTGTCGCGCTCGGCGCGGTACTGCGCCACCTGGGCGCGGCGGCGGGCGCCGAGGGCCTCGTCCACCCGCAGCAGGTCGGGCTTGGCCTCGTTCTGCACGGTGAACTTGTTGACGCCCACCACCACCTGCTCCCCGCGCTCCACGCCCTTCTGGAATTCGTAGGCGGCGTTCTGGATCTCCCGCTGGGGGATGCCCTTCTCGATGGCGGAGACCATGCCGCCGGCTTCGTCCACTTTGCGGATGAGGGCCTCGGCGCGGGCCTCCAGCTCGTCGGTGAGGCTCTCGATGAGGTAGCTGCCGGCGAAGGGGTCCACGGTGTCGGCGATGCGGGATTCGAAGGCCAGGATCTGCTGGGTGCGCAGCGCGATGCGGGCGCTGACCTCGGTGGGCAGGGCCAGGGCCTCGTCGCGGCTGTTGGTGTGCAGGGACTGGGTGCCGCCCAGCACCGCGGCCATGGCCTGCACCGTGGTGCGCACGATGTTGTTGTCGGGCTGCTGCGCGGTGAGGGTGGAGCCGGCGGTCTGGGTGTGGAAGCGCAGCATCTGGCTCTTGGGATCGGAGGAGCCGAAGCGCTCCTTGATGATCTTCGCCCACATGCGCCGCGCCGCGCGGAACTTGGCGATCTCCTCGAAGAACTGGTTGTGCGCGTTGAAGAAGAAGCTGAGCCGGGGCGCGAAGTCCTCGAGCTTCATGCCCGCGGCCAGCGCGGCCTCCACGTATGCGATGCCGTCGGCCAGGGTGAACGCGATCTCCTGGGCCGCGGTGCAGCCCGCCTCCCGGATGTGGTACCCGGAGATGGAGATGGTGTTCCAGTTGGGAACCCCCGCCGCGCAGAACTCGAAGATGTTCGTGATGAGCCGGATGCTGGGGCGGGGCGGGTAGATGTAGGTGCCCCGGGCCATGTACTCCTTGAGGATGTCGTTCTGGATCGTGCCGCTCACCTGGCTCCAGGAGGCGCCCTGCTCCTCGGCCACGGCCAGGTAGAGGGCGAGGAGCACCGAGGCCGGGCCGTTGATGGTCATGCTGGTGCTCACCTTGTCCAGGGGGATGTCCTTGAACAGCACCCGCATGTCGCGGATGGAGCAGATGCTCACCCCCACCTTGCCCACTTCGCCCATGGCCATGGCGTGGTCCGGATCCATGCCGATCTGGGTGGGCAGGTCGAAGGCCACGGACAGGCCGGTCTGGCCCTGCTCCAGGAGGTAGCGGTAGCGCTTGTTGGATTCCTCCGCCGTGCCGAAGCCGGCGTACTGGCGCATGGTCCACAGGCGCCCCCGGAAGCCCGTGGGCTGCACGTGGCGGGTGAAGGGGTACTTCCCGGGGCGGCCCAGGTCCCGCACGGCGTCCAGGTTCTCGATGTCCGCGGGGGTGTAGCTGTTCTTGAGGGGGATGCCGGAACTGGTCTCGAATTTGGGGGACCGCAGCTTGGTCGGGTCCTCCTTCACCTCCAGGTTCTCGCGGACCTGTCGAAGGTATTCGGGCTGGTACATGCGTCCTCCAAGGTTTGGCCCAGGGTACCATGAGGACGCTGCGCGATTGGGTCACAGTGCTCTAGACTGGGTGGAAAGGTGGATTCCATGCCCGTTCACGCCCTCCCCCCGCCCCCCGCGATCCAGGTCCTCCTGGGGGCCGACGTGTGGAGCGGCGACGGGGAACCCCGCTCCGGGCAGGCCCTGGCCCTGCGCGGGGCCCGCATCCTGGCCGCGGGACCGGCGGCGGAGATCCTCGGGAAGTACCCCGCGGCGCGCCGGGTCGAACTGCCCGGGGGCACGCTGCTGCCGGGCCTCATCGAAGGCCATGCCCACGTCCTGGGCCTGGGCCAGCAGGGCCTGCGGGCGGACCTGGCCCTGGCCCCCAGCCTGCCGGCGGCCCTGGACCGGGTGAAGACCTGGGCCGGCTCCCACGGCGGCTGGATCGAGGGCCGGGGCTGGGATCAGAACCTCTGGCCTTCCAAGACCTTCCCCACGGCCCGGGACCTGGACGCCGTGACGGGCGATCGGCCTGCGGCCTTGGAGCGGGTGGACGGCCATGCCCTCTGGGTGAATTCCGCGGCCCTGAAGGCCGCCGGCATCACCCGGGGAACCCAGGACCCCGCGGGCGGCAGCATCCTCCGGGACGCCGCGGGCGAACCCACCGGCATCCTGGTGGACGGGGCCATGGATCTGCTGCTCAAGGTCCGCCCCGCCCCCTCCCCCGCGGCCCTGGAGGCCGCCCTGGCCGCGGGCCTGGCCCGGCTGCGCAGCCTGGGCTTCACCTCCGTGGCCGACATGGGCGTGGACCACCCGACCCTGGACGCCTACCGCCGCCTGGCCCGGGCCGGCAAGCTCCCCATCCGCGTCTTCGTCTACCTGGCCCACGATACGCGGCTCATGCTCCAGGAGCTGCGCCGGGCCCGCAACCCCAAGCCCGGCTTCCTCCAGGTGCAGGGCGTGAAGTTCTACCTGGACGGCGCCCTGGGCAGCCGCGGGGCCCGGCTCCTGGAGCCCTACGCCGACGCGCCCACCTCGGGCATCTGGACCACGGACCCGGCCCGGGTGGCCGCGGACGTGAAGGCCACCCAGCGGGCTGGCTACCAGCCAGCCATCCACGCCATCGGCGACGCCGCCAACCGCAAGGCCCTGGATATCCTGGAACGGCTCCCCCGCAGGGCGGCCCTGCCCCCCCGCATCGAGCACGCCCAGATCGTCACGGCGGAGGACGCGGCCCGCTTCGGCCCCCTGGGCGTGGTGGCCAGCATCCAGCCGGTGCACTGCGCGGACGACCATGCCTGGACCCCGGCCCGCCTGGGCCCGGCCCGGGTGGAGGAGGCCTTCCCCTGGCGCTCCTTCCTCAAGGGGGGCGCCCTCCTGGCCCTGGGCAGCGACGCCCCGGTGGCCGACCCCAACCCCTTCGTGGGCATCGTCTCCGCCGAAACCCGGCAGGACGCGGCCCTGGACCCGCCCGGGGGCTTCCTGCCCGCCCAGCGCCTCACCCGCGCCGAGGCCCTGCGGGGCTACACCGCCGGCAACGCCCGGGCCCTGGGCCTCCCGGACCTGGGCGTCCTCAAGGCGGGCGCGGTGGCGGATCTGCTCTGGGTGCAGGCCCCCCTGGCCACCCTGCCCTCCGCCGAGCTGCGCAAGCTCAAGCCCGGCCGCCTTTGGGTGAACGGCATCGAATGCACGGAGAAACCATGACACGTCCCCAGCCCCTCCTCGCCCCCTCCATCCTGTCGGCGGATTTCGCCCGGCTGGCGGAGAGCCTCCAGGTCCTTGGGGACCGGTGCGTGGTGCACGTGGACGTCATGGACGGCCGCTTCGTGCCCAACCTCACCCTGGGCATGCCCGTGGTGGCCGCCCTGCGCAAGGAGACGCGGCTCCCCCTGGACTGCCACCTCATGATCGTGGAGCCGTCCAAGTACGCCCTGGAATTCGTGAAGGCCGGCGCGGACTGGGTCTCCATCCACCAGGAGGCCGATCCCCACGCCCACCGCACCCTCACCGCCATCCGGGAGGCCGGGGCCAAGGCCGGCATCGTCCTCAACCCCGGCACGCCCGTGGAGACCCTCACGGACCTGGTGGGCGTCTTCGATTTCGTCCTGCTCATGAGCGTGAACCCCGGCTTCGGGGGCCAGTCCTTCATCCCCCGGGTGCTGGACAAGGTCCGGCGCCTGGACGCCCTGCGCCGGGAGCGGGAGGCCGACTTCTTCATCCAGGTGGACGGCGGCGTGGGCCCGGGCAACGCGGGGGCCCTGGTGGCCGCCGGGGCGGACGTGCTGGTGGCGGGCAACGCCGTCTTCAAGGCGCCCGACCCCCGGGCGGCCATCGCCGGTCTTCTCAAAGCCATGGATGCCTAATTTACCCCGGCTCACGGGCCCGCGGAAAAATGCCAAGCCCCACCTGGAAAAAGGTATAATCAAGCGTGGTCCATCCCGGCGAGGGTAGGCATGCATGCCTTGTGGATGAAGGGGCTCTTCATACTATTTGCCGATGGCTTGGACACGGGAAGGCCCAGTAGGCTGAACAAATGTTCGACACGGGTGCACACCTGAGGAAAGTCAGGAAGAAGTTCAACCTGACCCTGGATCAACTTGCCGGCAGGAGCGGCATCGACCGGGGCACCATCAGCCGCATCGAGCTGGGCCACGTGTCCCCCCGCATCGACACCATCGCGTGCCTGTGCAAGGCCATGAACACCAGCCTGCCGGAGTTCTTCAGCCGGGGAACGGCCTGGACGGGTCCCGGCGACGGCGGGCCCCAGGCCGGACCGGTCGCCAACCTGGAAGCGGGCGCCGAGCCCGCCAAGGTCACCGACATCTACTGGCCCGTGCCCCGCACCATGTGGCAGGGCCTGGTGGACGTGGTGGAGCGCTTCGAGGCCCTCCTGGCCCACAGCAACGAGCTGGTGCTGGTCCTGGACGGCCCGGGGCGGGTGCTGTACTTCTCCCCCGGCGGGGAGGCCCTCCTGGCCCACCGCACCTCCGAGGTCCTGGGCACCTCCGTGCTGGACCTGGTCCACCCCGAGGACCGGACCCGCTTCCGCACGGCCCTCACCGGCGGCGCGCCCGGGGCGGCGGAATCCCGCACCTTCCGGTTCCGGCACCGCACGGGGGAATGGCTGGCCTTCCAGTGCACCTTCACGGACCAGCTGGAGAACCCCTCCATCCGGGCCCGGATCCTGAACGCCGCCCTCGCCTAGAACGCCGCGCGTGGGCAGAATGGAAGGATTCCGGAGCCCTTCGCCGCCGGGTCGCTGGGAGTCCCGATGCACATGTCCGATGCCCTCGTCTCCCCCCTGGTGGGCGCGGCGTTCTGGGCGGTTTCGGGCACGGCCCTCTACGGGAGCGGAAAAGGGGCGGCCCGGGAAGCGGCGTCGGGGTCGGTGCCCCTCACCGGCGTGCTGGGCGCGTTCATCTTCACGGTCCAGATGATCAATTTCGCAATCCCGGGAACCGGTTCCAGCGGGCATCTGGGCGGCGGCCTCCTGCTGGCCATCCTCCTGGGCCCCCAGGCGGCCTTCCTCACCCTGGCCTCGGTGCTCCTGGTGCAGGCCCTCTTCTTCGCGGACGGGGGGCTGCTGGCCCTGGGCTGCAACCTCTTCAACATGGGCTTCATCCCGGCCTTCATCACCTTCCCCCTGATCTACCGCCCGCTGGCGGCCCGGGCCCGCACGGCCGGCATCCTCCTGGCGGCCGTGGCGGCCCTGGGCCTGGGGGCGGGGGCGGTGGCCCTGGAAACGCGCCTCTCCGGCATCTCGGCCCTGCCCTTCCGCACCTTCCTGGCGGCCCTGGTGCCCATCCACCTGGTCATCGGCCTGGTGGAGGGGGTGGCCACCGTGGCCCTGGTGCGCTTCCTGGCCAGCGCCCGGCCGGAGCTGGCGGAGGGCGGCCCCCGGGGGGGCTGGAAGGCGCCCGCCCTGGTGGCGGTCCTGGCCCTGGTGACGGGCGGGGGCCTCACCTGGGTCGCCTCCCGCAACCCCGACGGCCTGGAGTGGGCCATCCTCCGGGTGGCGGGACGGGAACCCGCCCCCGCCGGGGACCCCCTGCACCGCGCCTCCGCCCGGGCCGCCGAGGCGGCCCCCCTCCCCGACTACGCCCCGAAGGGCCAGGCGGGCCGGGCCGCGACCTCCCGGGCGGGCCTCCTGGGAGGCGCCGCCACCCTCGCCCTGGTGGCCCTGGCCGCCCTGGGCCTGCGGGCCCTGAGGAAAACCCCGTGAGCGCCCTGGCCTCCCTCATCCCCTTCGGCACCCTGGACGAACTCGCCGCCGCCGATTCCCCCGTGCACCGCCTGGACCCCCGGGCCAAGCTCCTGGCCACGGCCCTCTTCATCGTCGCCGTGGCCTCCTTCGGGCGGTACGAGGTGGCCGCCCTGGCGCCCTTCGCCCTCTATCCCGCGGCCCTCATGGCCCTGGGGGGCATCCCGGCCGGCTTCATCCTGTCCCGGATGCTGGCGGCCCTGCCCTTCGTGCTTTTGCTGGCGGCCCTGAACCCGGTGCTGGACCGCGCCCCGCTCCTGACCCTGGGCCCCGTGGCCATCTCCGGGGGCTGGGTGTCCTTCGCCTCGATCCTGATGCGCTTCGCCCTCACGGTGGGCGCGGCCCTGGTGCTGGTGGCCACCACCAGCATGGACGGCGTGTGCCTGGGCCTGGAGCGCCTGGGGGCGCCCCGGGCCTTCGCGCAGCAGGTGGCCTTCCTCCACCGCTACGCCTTCGTGCTGGGCGCCGAGGCCCTGCGCATCCACCGCGCCCGGACCCTGCGGGCCTTCGGCGGGAAGCTCACCCCCGGGGAATTCGCCACCCTGGCCGGGAACCTCCTGCTGCGGGCCTGGGACCGCGCCCGGCGCATCCACGTGGCCATGCTCACCCGGGGCTTCACCGGGCGGTTCCCGGAACCCCGGCCCCTGGCCTGGGGCACCCGGGACCTCCTGTTCACCGTCCTGTGCGCCGCGGCCTTCGCGGCCCTGCGGGTCTGGAACCTGCCGCGGATCCTGGGCGGCCTGCTGGCGGGAGGCGCCCCATGACCCACCCCATCATCGAGGCCGTGGACCTGCACTTCAGCTACCCCGACGGCACCCGGGCTCTGCGCGGCGTCTCCTTCACGGTCCAGCCCGGGGAAGCCCTGGCCCTGGTGGGGGCCAACGGCGCGGGGAAGTCCACCCTCCTCCAGCACCTCGTCGGCGCCGCCTTCCCCTCCCGGGGCGCCCTGCACGTGGGCGGCCTCCCCGTGGACTCCG is a genomic window containing:
- a CDS encoding eL24 family ribosomal protein, whose protein sequence is MLISALFLLASATSPVPATPTETPAVVEPSPSATCPVCGKTIEPGQGTKVSIRGREYTVDDTACSNQLMADPDKYLESDGTPKNARK
- a CDS encoding acyl-CoA mutase large subunit family protein gives rise to the protein MYQPEYLRQVRENLEVKEDPTKLRSPKFETSSGIPLKNSYTPADIENLDAVRDLGRPGKYPFTRHVQPTGFRGRLWTMRQYAGFGTAEESNKRYRYLLEQGQTGLSVAFDLPTQIGMDPDHAMAMGEVGKVGVSICSIRDMRVLFKDIPLDKVSTSMTINGPASVLLALYLAVAEEQGASWSQVSGTIQNDILKEYMARGTYIYPPRPSIRLITNIFEFCAAGVPNWNTISISGYHIREAGCTAAQEIAFTLADGIAYVEAALAAGMKLEDFAPRLSFFFNAHNQFFEEIAKFRAARRMWAKIIKERFGSSDPKSQMLRFHTQTAGSTLTAQQPDNNIVRTTVQAMAAVLGGTQSLHTNSRDEALALPTEVSARIALRTQQILAFESRIADTVDPFAGSYLIESLTDELEARAEALIRKVDEAGGMVSAIEKGIPQREIQNAAYEFQKGVERGEQVVVGVNKFTVQNEAKPDLLRVDEALGARRRAQVAQYRAERDNGAVRTKLDALTAASRGTDNLMPLILDAVKAEATVGEVCDAMRTVFGEYQERLVL
- a CDS encoding amidohydrolase is translated as MPVHALPPPPAIQVLLGADVWSGDGEPRSGQALALRGARILAAGPAAEILGKYPAARRVELPGGTLLPGLIEGHAHVLGLGQQGLRADLALAPSLPAALDRVKTWAGSHGGWIEGRGWDQNLWPSKTFPTARDLDAVTGDRPAALERVDGHALWVNSAALKAAGITRGTQDPAGGSILRDAAGEPTGILVDGAMDLLLKVRPAPSPAALEAALAAGLARLRSLGFTSVADMGVDHPTLDAYRRLARAGKLPIRVFVYLAHDTRLMLQELRRARNPKPGFLQVQGVKFYLDGALGSRGARLLEPYADAPTSGIWTTDPARVAADVKATQRAGYQPAIHAIGDAANRKALDILERLPRRAALPPRIEHAQIVTAEDAARFGPLGVVASIQPVHCADDHAWTPARLGPARVEEAFPWRSFLKGGALLALGSDAPVADPNPFVGIVSAETRQDAALDPPGGFLPAQRLTRAEALRGYTAGNARALGLPDLGVLKAGAVADLLWVQAPLATLPSAELRKLKPGRLWVNGIECTEKP
- the rpe gene encoding ribulose-phosphate 3-epimerase, whose translation is MTRPQPLLAPSILSADFARLAESLQVLGDRCVVHVDVMDGRFVPNLTLGMPVVAALRKETRLPLDCHLMIVEPSKYALEFVKAGADWVSIHQEADPHAHRTLTAIREAGAKAGIVLNPGTPVETLTDLVGVFDFVLLMSVNPGFGGQSFIPRVLDKVRRLDALRREREADFFIQVDGGVGPGNAGALVAAGADVLVAGNAVFKAPDPRAAIAGLLKAMDA
- a CDS encoding helix-turn-helix domain-containing protein, encoding MFDTGAHLRKVRKKFNLTLDQLAGRSGIDRGTISRIELGHVSPRIDTIACLCKAMNTSLPEFFSRGTAWTGPGDGGPQAGPVANLEAGAEPAKVTDIYWPVPRTMWQGLVDVVERFEALLAHSNELVLVLDGPGRVLYFSPGGEALLAHRTSEVLGTSVLDLVHPEDRTRFRTALTGGAPGAAESRTFRFRHRTGEWLAFQCTFTDQLENPSIRARILNAALA
- a CDS encoding energy-coupling factor ABC transporter permease, which produces MHMSDALVSPLVGAAFWAVSGTALYGSGKGAAREAASGSVPLTGVLGAFIFTVQMINFAIPGTGSSGHLGGGLLLAILLGPQAAFLTLASVLLVQALFFADGGLLALGCNLFNMGFIPAFITFPLIYRPLAARARTAGILLAAVAALGLGAGAVALETRLSGISALPFRTFLAALVPIHLVIGLVEGVATVALVRFLASARPELAEGGPRGGWKAPALVAVLALVTGGGLTWVASRNPDGLEWAILRVAGREPAPAGDPLHRASARAAEAAPLPDYAPKGQAGRAATSRAGLLGGAATLALVALAALGLRALRKTP
- the cbiQ gene encoding cobalt ECF transporter T component CbiQ, whose amino-acid sequence is MSALASLIPFGTLDELAAADSPVHRLDPRAKLLATALFIVAVASFGRYEVAALAPFALYPAALMALGGIPAGFILSRMLAALPFVLLLAALNPVLDRAPLLTLGPVAISGGWVSFASILMRFALTVGAALVLVATTSMDGVCLGLERLGAPRAFAQQVAFLHRYAFVLGAEALRIHRARTLRAFGGKLTPGEFATLAGNLLLRAWDRARRIHVAMLTRGFTGRFPEPRPLAWGTRDLLFTVLCAAAFAALRVWNLPRILGGLLAGGAP